From the Clostridiales bacterium FE2011 genome, one window contains:
- a CDS encoding SufD family Fe-S cluster assembly protein has product MLKLDEIQKRLLREVADLHGVPEGAYNIRSNSASAGRQSTANIEIVPKEEVSGLEIRIKPGTKNESVHIPVVMTQSGLKEVVYNDFFIGEGADVVIIAGCGIDNCGNQDSQHDGIHRFYVGKNARIRYVEKHYGSGTGSGKRILNPGTEVYMEEGSYAEMEMVQIKGVDDTERTTTAELAAGAKLVVRERLMTHGNQRAISNYVVNLNGEGSSADVVSRSVARDHSFQKFDAKIAGNAACHGHTECDSIIMDEGRILAVPALEANNVDAELVHEAAIGKIAGEQLIKLMSLGLTAAEAEEQIINGFLQ; this is encoded by the coding sequence ATGCTGAAGCTGGATGAGATTCAGAAGCGGCTGCTGCGCGAAGTGGCAGACCTGCACGGAGTACCGGAAGGCGCCTACAACATCCGTTCCAACAGCGCCTCTGCGGGAAGGCAGTCCACGGCCAATATTGAAATTGTACCCAAGGAAGAAGTCAGCGGCCTGGAGATCCGGATCAAGCCCGGAACAAAAAACGAAAGCGTCCATATTCCCGTCGTGATGACCCAGAGCGGACTGAAGGAAGTTGTGTATAACGATTTCTTCATCGGCGAAGGTGCGGACGTTGTGATCATTGCCGGCTGCGGCATTGACAACTGCGGCAACCAGGATTCCCAGCATGATGGTATTCACCGCTTCTACGTAGGGAAGAACGCCAGGATCAGGTATGTTGAAAAGCACTATGGATCCGGTACGGGAAGCGGCAAACGCATCCTGAACCCCGGCACGGAAGTATATATGGAAGAAGGCAGCTATGCCGAAATGGAAATGGTGCAGATCAAGGGCGTGGATGACACGGAACGCACCACCACGGCAGAACTGGCAGCCGGCGCGAAGCTGGTGGTTCGGGAACGCCTGATGACCCATGGGAACCAGCGGGCGATCAGCAACTATGTGGTGAACCTGAACGGCGAAGGCTCCAGTGCGGACGTGGTTTCCCGCTCGGTGGCCCGGGATCACTCCTTCCAGAAGTTTGACGCGAAGATTGCCGGAAACGCCGCCTGCCATGGACATACGGAATGCGACTCCATCATCATGGATGAAGGACGGATCCTGGCAGTGCCTGCACTGGAAGCAAACAATGTGGACGCGGAGCTGGTGCATGAGGCAGCCATCGGCAAGATTGCCGGTGAACAGCTGATCAAGCTGATGAGCCTGGGACTGACAGCGGCGGAGGCAGAAGAACAAATCATCAATGGATTCTTACAGTAA
- a CDS encoding ATP-binding cassette domain-containing protein has protein sequence MLELKNISFQVDAEGKDKEIIRNISLTIPDRKLVVVTGPNGGGKSTLAKLIAGIEKPTGGRIFFNGEDITELGVTERAQKGIAYAFQQPVRFKGIRVLDLIRIAAGKTLSISDACEYLSAVGMCARDYVDREVNASLSGGELKRIEIATVLARKAVLSVFDEPEAGIDLWSFRNLTEVFQQMREDIHDSSILIISHQERILEIADEIIVLKDGRVEKQGTRSEVYPNLMINEKAAVCEGPFKMPAKEGTEC, from the coding sequence ATGCTCGAACTGAAGAACATCTCCTTCCAGGTAGATGCGGAAGGAAAGGATAAAGAGATTATCCGGAATATCAGCCTGACAATTCCGGATCGGAAACTGGTTGTGGTAACAGGACCGAACGGGGGCGGAAAATCCACGCTGGCAAAACTGATTGCCGGTATTGAAAAGCCCACCGGCGGCCGTATTTTTTTCAACGGTGAAGACATTACAGAACTGGGTGTGACGGAACGGGCACAGAAGGGCATTGCTTACGCGTTCCAGCAGCCGGTGCGGTTCAAGGGGATCCGGGTGCTGGACCTGATCCGTATCGCGGCCGGAAAAACGCTCTCGATCTCTGACGCCTGCGAATACCTGTCCGCTGTGGGTATGTGCGCCCGGGATTATGTGGACCGGGAAGTGAACGCCAGCCTCTCCGGCGGCGAACTGAAGCGGATCGAGATTGCCACCGTGCTTGCACGGAAGGCAGTGCTGTCCGTGTTTGACGAGCCGGAAGCCGGTATCGACCTGTGGAGCTTCCGGAACCTGACCGAAGTGTTCCAGCAGATGCGGGAAGATATCCATGACAGCTCCATCCTGATTATTTCCCACCAGGAACGGATTCTGGAGATCGCGGATGAAATCATCGTGCTGAAGGACGGACGGGTGGAGAAGCAGGGAACCCGGAGCGAGGTTTATCCGAACCTGATGATTAACGAAAAGGCGGCCGTGTGCGAGGGCCCGTTTAAAATGCCTGCAAAGGAGGGAACGGAATGCTGA
- a CDS encoding Ppx/GppA family phosphatase, with amino-acid sequence MRAAVIGIGSNSVRSLLVDVAGTGFKRLRRDREGTRLFAGLDEAGNLNRESMEKTVAAVRRMASDAAQLGAEKLAIFATSAARDAANGAEFMATVERETGIPLRIISGEEEAELSFLGASAAVKAERCGMIDIGGGSTEIAIGTPAGIESAFSCRMGAVRLFRRLRLDRKEDMKPVEVAAAEILDEKLREYPGLALPETWVGTGGTFTTLAAMALGQPWTNRTNVQGTVITCEKIREIGEKLAGMNVEERKQLPGLQPSRADIVVHGICILLGVMGRLGMDRITVSEWGNLDGYITKNYCCNCLGNA; translated from the coding sequence ATGAGAGCTGCCGTGATCGGGATCGGATCCAATTCGGTAAGGAGTCTTCTGGTGGATGTTGCCGGGACGGGATTTAAACGCCTCCGGCGGGATCGCGAGGGGACGCGCTTGTTTGCCGGTCTGGACGAGGCAGGCAACCTGAACCGTGAAAGCATGGAGAAAACCGTGGCTGCGGTCCGGCGAATGGCATCCGATGCGGCACAGCTGGGAGCAGAAAAGCTGGCAATCTTTGCGACCAGCGCCGCCCGGGACGCGGCAAACGGCGCCGAGTTCATGGCGACAGTGGAGCGGGAAACCGGCATTCCGCTCAGGATTATCAGCGGGGAGGAAGAAGCGGAACTGAGTTTTCTGGGCGCCTCGGCAGCGGTAAAAGCAGAACGCTGCGGGATGATTGACATCGGCGGAGGAAGCACGGAGATTGCGATTGGCACACCGGCGGGAATTGAGAGTGCGTTTTCCTGCCGGATGGGTGCGGTGAGGCTTTTCCGGCGGCTTCGCCTGGACCGGAAAGAGGATATGAAACCGGTAGAGGTGGCCGCGGCGGAGATCCTGGATGAGAAGCTCCGGGAGTATCCCGGACTGGCACTGCCGGAAACCTGGGTCGGTACCGGCGGGACGTTTACCACACTGGCAGCAATGGCGCTCGGTCAGCCCTGGACAAACCGGACAAACGTACAGGGGACAGTGATCACCTGCGAAAAGATCCGGGAAATCGGCGAAAAACTCGCCGGGATGAATGTGGAAGAACGGAAACAGCTGCCGGGACTTCAGCCCAGCCGTGCGGACATTGTGGTTCACGGAATCTGCATTCTGCTGGGGGTCATGGGCCGGCTTGGTATGGACCGGATCACGGTCAGCGAATGGGGAAACCTGGACGGGTATATCACAAAGAATTACTGCTGTAATTGTTTGGGAAATGCATAA
- a CDS encoding four helix bundle protein — MSVTEEKSKSFAIRIVRLYQYLKDEKNEYVLSKQLLRSGTSVGANLSEAKYAISRNDFIAKQYIALKEVSETLYWLELLFKTDYLTQEQYDSIYQDAEELRKLLSSSTKTLQAREAEA, encoded by the coding sequence ATGAGCGTTACCGAAGAGAAGAGTAAGAGTTTTGCGATAAGGATCGTCCGACTGTATCAGTACCTGAAGGATGAGAAAAATGAATATGTTTTATCCAAGCAGCTTCTGCGTTCGGGTACATCGGTTGGAGCGAATCTTTCAGAAGCCAAGTATGCTATAAGCAGGAACGATTTTATCGCGAAACAGTATATTGCCCTCAAGGAAGTATCAGAAACCTTGTACTGGCTTGAATTGCTTTTCAAAACTGACTACCTTACGCAGGAACAATATGACAGTATTTATCAGGATGCAGAAGAATTAAGAAAACTGCTTTCTTCTTCCACCAAAACACTTCAGGCCAGAGAGGCTGAGGCCTGA
- a CDS encoding PolC-type DNA polymerase III yields the protein MSYEDLMARVARDIPELAGKLSSPRIVYVKSLKKTYITFESSVLAGEKEFLKLGTILREMFPGRPLAVRIISPGLKADFLEDPTPYRQVLDDFLRRNYPMARGWIGKIGWRMEKNQLTETADLPGGENGEGLLTLVFPDDISLQVMRKSDVGPSLAKAIKEIFAANLRVEMTVEGTREERLRRMKEERENTTLTVTAEEMAERYGTGIATEKEAAPKKPAGEKKPVKKDAPAEKTEVKVSPVSPDAKSIGKPIIGRSVADKPVEIKELKSDSGLVVVQGEVFKLEQKELKGGEMLLVTFAVTDYTSSILCKVFFRYRSRYMKKEEAEATPITDEERAAVREKVDRIKEGMCVKVRGECLYDNFARDLSISVRDLVETEKEERMDTAEEKRVELHMHTNMSTMDALTPVDKLIKRAADWGHPAVAVTDHGVLQSYPAAFRAAKGKIKLIPGCEGYLIDEKPVFEDPDDRPYDGPVVVLDFESTGLNTGKARIIEIGAVKLEDGTVIDSFEQLVDPGEPLGPEITNITGINDVMLQGQPKAAEALPKLMEFIGDLPIAAHNAHFDASLLKAELKRLDRTLDVPVMDTLSYARKLYPDLKSFRLAALCKHLGVSLKNAHRAVHDATATAHCLQRMFEETREKHPDVVSEKDLNAALTGGAIGESWHIILLAKNRTGLVNLNRLVSISHLDYFKRVPHMPRHIIQKYREGLILGSACEAGELFRAVVNREDHERIKQIASFYDYLEVQPIGNNAFMLRDGQASSEEELRDLNREIVKLGEELNIPVVATGDVHFMDPKDAVGRAIIQAGMKFADADLQPPLYFKTTNEMLEEFSYLGAEKAKEIVIDNPRKIAEQVEEIKLFPKHPKGEDTFQPFWDDAEDRIQQMTWDTAEELYGSPLPEIVEARLKKELKSIVGYGYCTLYSIAQKLVSRSLQDGYLVGSRGSVGSSLVARMCGITEVNALPPHYRCTHCRKGFFDVDKSQYHVGVDLPDKNCPECGQPLTKDGFDIPFEVFLGFEGDKVPDIDLNFSGEYQNRAHHYVEELFGHDHVFRAGTISGLADKTAYGYVLKYLEERGIQAGNAEKERLALTCTGVKRTTGQHPGGMVVVPLEYEIYDFTAVQHPADDLESDFTTTHFDFNSMHDILVKLDCLGHDDPTMLHELELLTGINFKDVPLDDPGVRSLFASPEALGVTTEDILCNTGTYGVPEFGTGFVRGMLEETKPHTMEELLRISGLSHGTDVWLGNAQEIIASGVATLSECVCCRDDIMNYLIDKGVKPKLAFTTMESVRKGKGLKPEMEQAMIDQNVPDWFMDSCKKIKYMFPKGHAVAYVTMSLRVAWFKLHEPLAYYCAYFTVRGDGFDASTMLLPPADSRKKIKEIRNMDSPSARDKDIATCLELILEMNMRGIRFLPVDLYKSDIRRFLIEDGNIRCPFISLPGLGESAAIPIVEARKDGPFISIEDLQNRGKVGSSVIETLRNHGSLQGLSETNQISMF from the coding sequence ATGAGCTACGAAGATCTGATGGCGCGCGTTGCGCGGGATATTCCGGAACTGGCAGGAAAACTGTCATCTCCCAGAATTGTCTATGTCAAATCTTTGAAAAAAACCTATATTACCTTTGAAAGCTCCGTACTGGCAGGGGAAAAGGAATTCCTGAAGCTGGGGACAATCCTGCGGGAAATGTTCCCCGGACGTCCACTGGCGGTACGGATTATTTCGCCTGGGCTGAAGGCGGATTTCCTGGAGGATCCGACGCCTTACCGCCAGGTGCTGGATGACTTCCTGCGCAGGAACTATCCCATGGCCCGGGGCTGGATCGGCAAGATCGGCTGGCGGATGGAAAAGAACCAGCTGACCGAGACAGCGGATCTTCCCGGCGGAGAGAACGGGGAAGGCCTGCTGACGCTGGTTTTTCCGGATGATATCAGCCTGCAGGTGATGCGGAAAAGCGACGTGGGGCCCAGCCTGGCCAAGGCAATCAAGGAGATCTTTGCGGCCAATCTCCGGGTGGAGATGACTGTGGAGGGAACCCGGGAAGAACGTCTGCGCCGGATGAAGGAAGAACGCGAGAATACGACGCTGACCGTGACCGCGGAAGAAATGGCGGAACGGTACGGAACCGGCATCGCAACGGAAAAGGAAGCGGCGCCGAAGAAGCCTGCCGGTGAGAAAAAGCCGGTGAAGAAGGATGCTCCGGCAGAAAAGACAGAGGTAAAAGTTTCTCCGGTGAGCCCGGACGCAAAGTCCATCGGCAAGCCGATAATCGGCCGCAGCGTGGCGGACAAGCCGGTGGAGATCAAGGAGCTGAAAAGCGACAGCGGCCTGGTGGTGGTCCAGGGCGAGGTTTTCAAACTGGAGCAGAAGGAACTGAAGGGCGGCGAAATGCTGCTGGTAACCTTCGCGGTGACCGACTATACCAGTTCCATCCTGTGCAAGGTGTTCTTCCGCTACCGCAGCCGGTACATGAAGAAGGAAGAGGCCGAAGCTACGCCGATTACCGACGAAGAGCGGGCAGCCGTCCGGGAAAAAGTGGACCGGATCAAGGAAGGCATGTGCGTCAAGGTGCGCGGCGAGTGCCTGTATGACAATTTTGCCAGGGACCTGAGCATCTCCGTGCGGGACCTGGTGGAAACAGAAAAAGAGGAGCGGATGGACACCGCGGAAGAAAAGCGGGTCGAGCTCCATATGCATACCAATATGTCCACCATGGACGCGCTGACGCCGGTTGATAAGCTGATCAAACGGGCGGCAGACTGGGGCCATCCGGCGGTAGCCGTGACGGACCACGGCGTGCTGCAGTCCTACCCGGCGGCTTTCCGGGCAGCCAAGGGAAAGATCAAGCTGATCCCCGGCTGCGAAGGTTACCTGATCGACGAGAAGCCTGTTTTTGAGGATCCGGATGACCGGCCGTATGACGGACCGGTGGTGGTGCTGGACTTTGAAAGCACAGGCCTGAATACCGGCAAGGCGAGAATTATCGAGATCGGCGCCGTGAAACTGGAAGACGGTACGGTGATTGACAGCTTTGAGCAGCTGGTGGATCCCGGCGAGCCGCTGGGACCTGAAATCACAAACATTACCGGCATCAATGACGTGATGCTGCAGGGACAACCGAAGGCGGCGGAGGCACTGCCGAAGCTGATGGAGTTTATCGGTGACCTGCCCATTGCGGCGCATAACGCACACTTTGACGCAAGCCTGCTGAAGGCGGAACTGAAGCGCCTGGACCGGACACTGGACGTGCCGGTGATGGATACGCTGAGCTATGCACGGAAACTGTATCCGGACCTGAAGTCTTTCCGCCTGGCGGCACTGTGCAAACACCTGGGCGTCAGCCTGAAGAACGCCCACCGGGCGGTGCATGACGCGACGGCTACAGCCCATTGCCTGCAGCGGATGTTTGAGGAGACCCGGGAGAAACACCCGGACGTCGTTAGCGAAAAGGACCTGAATGCCGCACTGACCGGCGGCGCCATCGGAGAGAGCTGGCACATTATCCTGCTGGCGAAAAACCGGACCGGTCTGGTGAACCTGAACCGGCTGGTATCCATCAGCCACCTGGATTATTTCAAGCGTGTGCCGCATATGCCGCGGCATATAATCCAGAAGTACCGGGAAGGCCTGATCCTGGGCAGCGCCTGCGAAGCGGGCGAACTGTTCAGGGCGGTGGTGAACAGGGAAGATCATGAACGGATTAAGCAGATTGCGTCCTTCTACGATTACCTGGAGGTTCAGCCCATCGGCAACAATGCTTTTATGCTGCGGGACGGACAGGCTTCCTCCGAGGAAGAACTGCGGGATCTGAACCGGGAAATTGTCAAGCTTGGTGAGGAACTGAATATTCCGGTTGTGGCCACAGGCGACGTGCATTTCATGGATCCGAAGGACGCCGTTGGCCGGGCAATTATCCAGGCGGGCATGAAATTTGCCGACGCGGACCTGCAGCCGCCGCTGTACTTCAAGACGACAAATGAGATGCTGGAGGAGTTCTCCTATCTCGGCGCAGAAAAAGCAAAAGAGATCGTCATTGACAATCCCCGGAAGATCGCGGAACAGGTGGAGGAAATCAAGCTGTTCCCGAAACATCCGAAGGGTGAGGATACATTCCAGCCGTTCTGGGACGACGCGGAGGACAGAATCCAGCAGATGACCTGGGATACGGCAGAGGAACTGTACGGTTCCCCGCTGCCGGAAATCGTGGAAGCACGGCTGAAAAAGGAACTGAAATCCATCGTGGGATACGGCTACTGCACGCTGTATTCCATTGCCCAGAAGCTGGTTTCCCGTTCCCTGCAGGACGGCTACCTGGTCGGCAGCCGCGGCAGCGTCGGCTCCAGCCTGGTCGCCCGGATGTGCGGAATCACAGAGGTGAACGCGCTTCCGCCGCATTACCGCTGCACCCACTGCCGCAAAGGATTCTTTGACGTGGACAAGAGCCAGTATCACGTGGGTGTGGACCTGCCGGACAAGAACTGTCCGGAGTGCGGCCAGCCCCTGACCAAGGACGGATTTGATATCCCCTTCGAAGTATTCCTTGGCTTCGAGGGAGACAAGGTGCCTGATATCGACCTGAACTTCTCGGGTGAATACCAGAACCGGGCTCACCACTACGTGGAAGAGCTGTTCGGACACGATCACGTGTTCCGTGCGGGTACTATCTCCGGTCTGGCGGACAAGACTGCATACGGCTATGTGCTGAAATACCTGGAAGAACGCGGGATCCAGGCGGGCAACGCCGAAAAGGAACGTCTGGCCCTGACCTGTACCGGCGTTAAACGGACTACCGGCCAGCATCCGGGCGGCATGGTTGTTGTGCCGCTGGAATACGAGATCTACGACTTTACCGCGGTACAGCATCCGGCGGATGACCTGGAAAGCGACTTTACCACCACACACTTCGACTTCAACAGTATGCATGACATCCTGGTGAAGCTGGACTGCCTGGGTCATGATGACCCGACAATGCTGCATGAGCTGGAACTGCTGACAGGGATCAACTTCAAGGACGTGCCGCTGGATGATCCCGGCGTGCGCAGCCTGTTTGCCTCTCCCGAGGCGCTGGGCGTGACAACGGAAGATATCCTGTGCAATACCGGAACCTACGGCGTGCCGGAATTCGGTACAGGCTTCGTGCGGGGCATGCTGGAAGAGACAAAGCCCCATACCATGGAGGAACTGCTGCGGATTTCCGGTCTGAGCCATGGTACGGACGTGTGGCTGGGCAACGCCCAGGAGATTATCGCGTCCGGCGTCGCGACACTGAGCGAATGCGTCTGCTGCCGTGACGATATTATGAACTACCTGATCGACAAGGGCGTGAAGCCGAAGCTGGCATTCACCACCATGGAAAGCGTCCGTAAAGGCAAGGGCCTGAAGCCTGAGATGGAACAGGCCATGATAGACCAGAATGTGCCTGACTGGTTTATGGACAGCTGTAAGAAGATCAAGTACATGTTCCCGAAGGGACACGCGGTGGCTTACGTGACGATGAGCCTGCGTGTGGCCTGGTTCAAACTGCATGAACCGCTGGCATACTACTGCGCCTATTTCACGGTGCGCGGCGACGGCTTTGACGCATCGACCATGCTCCTGCCGCCGGCGGATTCCAGAAAGAAGATCAAGGAAATCCGGAACATGGATTCACCGTCCGCAAGGGACAAGGATATCGCGACCTGCCTGGAACTGATCCTGGAAATGAACATGCGCGGGATCCGTTTCCTGCCTGTTGATCTTTATAAGAGCGACATCCGGCGCTTCCTGATTGAGGACGGCAATATCCGCTGTCCCTTCATCAGCCTGCCGGGCCTTGGAGAAAGCGCGGCAATTCCGATCGTTGAAGCACGGAAGGACGGCCCGTTCATCAGTATTGAAGACCTGCAGAACCGGGGCAAAGTCGGATCATCCGTGATCGAAACACTTCGTAACCACGGATCATTGCAAGGACTGAGCGAAACCAACCAGATCAGCATGTTTTGA
- the ispG gene encoding flavodoxin-dependent (E)-4-hydroxy-3-methylbut-2-enyl-diphosphate synthase, whose protein sequence is MGSKMTKTVKVGDLLLGGGNPVLVQSMTNTDTRDAEATLKQICALHDAGCDIVRVSVYDEACAEAVKTLAAKSPVPLVADIHFDYKLAIRSAENGIAKLRINPGNIGGEARVRELADCAKAYGIPIRIGVNSGSVEKDLLAKYGGPTAECLVESALGHARMLEKAGFYDIVLSMKSSDVKLTIDAYRLAHERCDYPLHLGVTEAGLPGQGTIKGAIGIGALLADGIGDTIRVSLSGDPLPEAKAAWDILRALNLRTRGVQLIACPTCGRTCIPVEQIARRVEAELSDVTVPLKVAVMGCIVNGLGEGKEADVGIAGGKDGGALFVKGQEPRKVKGDLAEILIAEVKRIIAEKQ, encoded by the coding sequence GTGGGAAGTAAAATGACGAAAACGGTTAAGGTTGGAGATCTCCTGCTCGGCGGCGGAAATCCTGTATTGGTTCAGAGCATGACGAACACGGATACCCGGGACGCGGAAGCGACGCTGAAGCAGATCTGCGCGCTGCATGACGCAGGCTGCGACATTGTACGGGTTAGCGTGTACGACGAAGCCTGCGCGGAGGCGGTGAAAACACTGGCTGCGAAGAGCCCCGTACCGCTGGTGGCCGATATCCATTTTGACTACAAGCTGGCGATCCGCTCTGCAGAGAACGGCATTGCGAAACTACGCATCAACCCCGGAAACATCGGCGGGGAAGCCCGGGTACGGGAACTGGCGGATTGTGCTAAGGCATACGGCATTCCTATCCGGATCGGCGTAAACAGCGGATCAGTGGAAAAAGACCTGCTGGCAAAATACGGCGGACCGACGGCGGAATGCCTGGTGGAAAGCGCGCTGGGACATGCGCGGATGCTGGAAAAAGCGGGGTTTTACGACATTGTGCTGAGTATGAAGAGCAGCGACGTGAAGCTGACGATTGACGCTTACCGGCTGGCGCATGAACGCTGCGATTACCCCCTGCACCTGGGCGTAACGGAAGCGGGACTGCCGGGACAGGGCACGATCAAGGGTGCCATCGGTATTGGCGCGCTGCTGGCGGACGGGATCGGCGACACGATCCGGGTGAGCCTGAGCGGCGATCCGCTGCCGGAAGCCAAGGCTGCCTGGGATATCCTGCGGGCCCTGAACCTGCGGACACGGGGCGTTCAGCTGATCGCCTGCCCCACCTGCGGACGGACCTGTATCCCGGTGGAACAGATTGCGCGCCGGGTGGAAGCAGAGCTTTCCGACGTGACGGTTCCGCTGAAGGTGGCTGTGATGGGTTGTATCGTAAACGGCCTGGGCGAAGGTAAGGAAGCAGACGTGGGCATTGCCGGCGGCAAGGACGGCGGAGCGCTGTTTGTGAAGGGACAGGAACCGAGAAAAGTGAAAGGCGATCTGGCCGAAATCCTGATTGCCGAAGTAAAAAGGATTATTGCAGAGAAACAATGA
- a CDS encoding site-2 protease family protein has product MITVHEFGHFLAARAMKIDVREFAVGMGPKIVGWKSRKYETEFSIRAIPLGGFCAFYGEDDTTGESKDDPRAFPKQNVWKRLCVIFAGPLMNFVLAFVVGTVFFWVNGVTTGVRYDHYISDVMAAGPAYSAGLQAGDVITEINGANMLDGTYETVLNTIGDWKEGDAPLKMVIRRGEETFETELTPVLDEKENKMRIGVVIANVAHAITEPETFLGGLKHSGELCVNVSGAIIEALKNMVTKGEGFEDTRGPVGIVSEVSQRVKTYGMEEFIWLLAMLSVNLGLMNLLPIPGLDGSRLVFGLVEVVRRRPVPAEKEAMVHLIGMVFLFGVMIFFTFRDVMRIFG; this is encoded by the coding sequence TTGATTACAGTACATGAATTCGGGCATTTCCTGGCGGCCCGGGCGATGAAGATCGACGTACGGGAATTTGCCGTTGGAATGGGTCCGAAGATTGTGGGCTGGAAGAGCCGGAAATATGAAACGGAATTCAGTATCCGGGCGATTCCGCTGGGTGGATTCTGCGCTTTTTATGGTGAGGATGACACAACGGGAGAATCCAAGGATGATCCCCGTGCCTTCCCGAAGCAGAACGTGTGGAAGCGGCTGTGCGTGATTTTTGCGGGTCCGCTGATGAACTTTGTGCTGGCATTTGTGGTGGGAACGGTTTTTTTCTGGGTAAACGGTGTCACTACAGGTGTGAGATATGATCACTATATTTCTGATGTGATGGCAGCCGGTCCGGCTTATTCGGCTGGACTGCAGGCAGGAGACGTAATCACGGAAATCAATGGTGCGAATATGCTGGACGGTACCTATGAAACGGTACTGAATACCATCGGAGACTGGAAAGAAGGGGACGCTCCGCTGAAGATGGTCATCCGCAGAGGAGAAGAAACCTTTGAAACAGAGTTGACACCGGTTCTGGATGAGAAGGAAAACAAAATGCGTATTGGCGTGGTAATCGCCAATGTTGCGCATGCTATAACGGAGCCGGAAACATTCCTCGGAGGCCTCAAACATTCCGGGGAATTATGCGTCAATGTATCCGGGGCAATAATAGAAGCACTGAAGAATATGGTGACCAAAGGCGAGGGCTTTGAGGACACCAGGGGACCGGTGGGAATTGTCAGCGAGGTTTCACAGCGGGTGAAGACCTATGGCATGGAAGAATTTATCTGGCTGCTGGCAATGCTTTCTGTTAACTTGGGTCTGATGAATCTGCTGCCAATCCCAGGACTGGACGGAAGCCGGCTGGTTTTCGGATTGGTGGAAGTAGTTCGCCGCAGGCCGGTGCCGGCAGAGAAGGAAGCCATGGTACACCTTATTGGTATGGTGTTTCTGTTTGGCGTGATGATTTTCTTCACATTCAGAGACGTGATGAGGATATTTGGGTAA
- a CDS encoding 1-deoxy-D-xylulose-5-phosphate reductoisomerase: protein MKKIAILGSTGSIGTQALDLCRRHPDRYRVVALTARGSKEKLFEQVREFRPEIAGLTDGFDPAEIPEDLKFCHFLSGKEALHAAAAETDAEMVLVSIVGIAGLQGVMDALKAGKQVLLANKEALVTGGHLVTELARKAGKPLLPVDSEHSAIFQCLQADGTNKAEKILLTASGGPFRTWDKERIEKATKAEALKHPNWNMGAKITVDSASMFNKGLEIMEARWLFDMPEDRIEVVVHPQSIVHSAVVFKDGAVLAQLGEPDMRVPIGYAMAYPERIETGVPAPDLFKLGSLTFEKPDEEKFPALRLARECLRAGGAACTVFNGANEEAVAAFLREEIPFGQIAVRVEKALEKLAGLPANCIEDIYHADQLARAVSNSEFRIQNSEL from the coding sequence ATTAAGAAGATTGCGATACTGGGATCGACGGGGTCGATTGGAACGCAGGCGCTGGATCTGTGCAGACGGCATCCGGACCGGTACCGTGTGGTGGCGCTGACTGCCCGGGGAAGCAAGGAAAAGCTGTTTGAACAGGTGCGGGAATTCCGGCCGGAAATCGCGGGCTTGACAGATGGCTTTGATCCGGCGGAAATTCCGGAAGACCTGAAGTTCTGCCATTTCCTTTCCGGGAAAGAAGCACTGCATGCCGCAGCTGCGGAAACAGACGCGGAAATGGTGCTGGTCAGCATTGTAGGTATTGCCGGACTGCAGGGCGTCATGGATGCGCTGAAGGCCGGGAAACAGGTGCTGCTGGCTAACAAGGAAGCCCTGGTAACCGGCGGCCATCTGGTAACGGAACTGGCCCGGAAAGCCGGGAAACCCCTGCTGCCGGTGGACAGTGAACACAGCGCGATTTTCCAGTGCCTGCAGGCAGACGGAACCAACAAAGCAGAGAAAATCCTGCTGACAGCTTCCGGCGGCCCCTTCCGGACCTGGGACAAGGAAAGAATTGAGAAGGCTACAAAGGCGGAAGCGCTGAAGCATCCCAACTGGAACATGGGCGCGAAGATTACCGTGGACAGCGCCAGCATGTTCAACAAAGGACTGGAAATCATGGAAGCCCGGTGGCTGTTTGATATGCCGGAGGACCGGATTGAAGTGGTGGTCCATCCCCAGAGTATTGTGCACAGCGCGGTGGTCTTTAAAGACGGCGCGGTACTGGCACAGCTGGGTGAACCGGATATGCGGGTGCCGATCGGTTACGCGATGGCCTATCCGGAACGTATTGAAACCGGCGTGCCTGCGCCCGACCTGTTCAAGCTGGGAAGCCTGACCTTTGAAAAACCGGATGAAGAGAAGTTCCCGGCACTGCGGCTGGCACGGGAGTGCCTGCGGGCCGGCGGAGCGGCATGCACCGTATTCAACGGAGCAAATGAAGAGGCCGTGGCCGCTTTCCTGCGGGAAGAGATTCCTTTCGGACAGATCGCGGTGCGCGTGGAAAAAGCATTGGAGAAGCTGGCAGGCCTGCCGGCAAACTGCATAGAGGACATCTATCATGCAGATCAGCTCGCAAGAGCTGTATCCAATTCAGAATTCAGAATTCAGAATTCAGAATTATAA